The Streptomyces sp. HUAS CB01 genome has a segment encoding these proteins:
- a CDS encoding ISAzo13 family transposase — MAIPDEVLTVLDAKFAVVLPHLDERQRRLYLASEAEALGHGGIAAVARLAEVSESTVTRGREELAGGAAALGRVRKPGGGRKSAAERDPGLVAALELLIEPREVGDPVSPLRWTTASLRDLSRELTDAGHPVSAPVVGGLLRAMGFSLQGMAKTRSGSQVPDRDAQFRHINSAAERFLAGGLPVVSVDTKQKEPIGDFARPGRTYRPKGQPITAPDHDFIDPGTPVAIPYGIYDLGRDSGWVNVGTDRNTAAFAVESLRRWWKVQGCLDYPGVDRLLVTADAGGANSADSRLFKMGLADFADECGLSITVMHFPPGTSKWNKVEHRLFSRITHSLRGQPLTSYEVLLETISATRTSTGLTVQAVLDENVYPTGRALTRAERKGVERRVERDEFHGEWNYTIAPQDPDHQHPEDPRDESGPPVPAEATFLLTHPALTGMPREQFEQLVLHLEPCQQVLTEAERQSAGRDGRGRNPGFGTLDHRHRVLAAVLRSRNTVTLTLAAELMGRKRNVLSYHAGRSKPMLAFAGPELARVLVFRRTHPPRTLEALKRVIEQHDNEINSSSS; from the coding sequence GTGGCGATTCCAGATGAAGTTCTGACGGTGCTGGATGCGAAGTTCGCGGTGGTGCTGCCGCATCTGGATGAGCGGCAGCGCCGTCTGTATCTGGCTTCCGAGGCCGAGGCGCTGGGGCATGGTGGGATCGCGGCCGTTGCCAGGCTGGCGGAGGTCTCGGAGTCGACCGTTACACGAGGGCGTGAGGAACTCGCGGGCGGAGCAGCGGCATTGGGGCGGGTGCGCAAGCCCGGTGGTGGGCGCAAGTCTGCCGCCGAGCGCGACCCCGGTCTGGTGGCGGCTCTCGAGTTGTTGATCGAGCCGCGTGAGGTGGGTGATCCGGTGTCCCCGCTGCGCTGGACCACTGCCTCGCTGCGGGACTTGTCCCGGGAGTTGACCGATGCCGGTCATCCGGTCAGCGCCCCAGTGGTCGGCGGCCTGCTGCGTGCGATGGGATTCAGCTTGCAGGGTATGGCCAAGACCCGCTCCGGCAGTCAGGTGCCCGACCGCGACGCCCAGTTCCGGCACATCAACTCCGCCGCCGAACGCTTCCTGGCTGGGGGCCTGCCGGTGGTGAGTGTGGATACGAAGCAGAAGGAACCGATCGGCGACTTCGCCCGGCCCGGCCGCACCTACCGCCCCAAAGGCCAGCCGATCACCGCCCCTGACCACGATTTCATCGACCCCGGCACCCCGGTCGCCATCCCGTACGGCATCTATGACCTGGGGCGCGACAGCGGCTGGGTGAATGTGGGCACCGACCGCAACACCGCCGCCTTCGCGGTGGAGTCCCTGCGCCGCTGGTGGAAGGTCCAAGGATGCCTCGACTACCCCGGCGTGGACCGCTTGCTGGTCACCGCCGATGCCGGAGGGGCCAACTCGGCCGACTCCCGCCTGTTCAAGATGGGCCTGGCCGACTTCGCCGACGAGTGCGGGCTGAGCATCACCGTCATGCACTTCCCGCCGGGTACTTCAAAATGGAACAAAGTGGAACACCGACTGTTCTCCCGGATCACCCACAGCCTGCGCGGGCAGCCGCTGACAAGCTACGAGGTGCTGCTGGAGACCATCTCGGCCACCCGCACCAGCACCGGACTGACGGTCCAGGCCGTGCTGGACGAGAATGTGTACCCCACCGGCCGCGCACTCACCCGGGCCGAGCGCAAGGGCGTCGAGCGGCGGGTCGAGCGCGATGAATTCCACGGCGAGTGGAACTACACCATCGCCCCGCAGGACCCCGACCACCAGCATCCGGAAGATCCGCGCGACGAGTCGGGACCTCCGGTGCCGGCCGAGGCCACCTTCCTCCTCACCCACCCCGCACTCACCGGCATGCCCCGAGAACAGTTCGAACAGCTCGTGCTCCACCTCGAACCGTGCCAACAGGTCCTAACCGAAGCCGAACGCCAGAGCGCAGGCAGGGACGGCCGCGGCCGCAACCCTGGCTTCGGCACCCTCGATCACCGCCACCGCGTCCTGGCCGCCGTGCTCCGCAGCCGCAACACCGTCACCCTGACCCTCGCGGCCGAACTGATGGGCCGCAAGCGCAACGTGCTGAGCTACCACGCCGGGAGGTCCAAGCCGATGCTGGCATTCGCCGGGCCCGAGCTCGCCAGAGTCCTCGTCTTCCGCCGGACCCACCCTCCCCGCACGCTCGAAGCCTTGAAGCGCGTGATCGAGCAGCACGACAACGAGATCAACTCAAGCAGTAGTTAA
- a CDS encoding UvrD-helicase domain-containing protein, with protein MPQLAFDIGFFAELPKLQPPVRKGVLDAWEKFSRLTLDQLFKDPGLKLESLTNARDKQIRTIRIDQFWRGVVLAPASGDTFVLLRVMQHDKAIAWARKQKSSINEVTRAVEIRDAATLDEITPAYERVAESSPKPRLFAKFSDGDLTALGIDAETLRQARSLVDQEQLDVFAPLLPQDQREVLQYLAAGCTVEEVWQDIVAPALQASVQPVDTRDYETAIRHSRARIALVTAPEELREILEKPFAAWRVFLHPSQRKVAYRASYSGPAQVTGGPGTGKTVVALHRVRHLLGHLRDSDRILLTTYTNALANALRSGLESLVDDPELRERVDISTVDGFASRVVAEAPGAVALRPLMNNQEESLWGKAAKATGFTGSAQFLAQEYRHVILAQDIRTLAEYEAADRRGRGSRLAAAERPLVWETVERFTAGLAADGARTWLQTCAEAARLLEEQGPRYRHVVVDEAQDLHPVQWRLLRAAVPARPDDLFIAGDPHQRIYDSRVSLKSLGIKVTGRSLKLRKNYRSTQEILRWSTALLIGRPIAQLEDENRNETLLGYRSALHGDGPAVHAAATEEAELDAFVTQVRAWLDAGIGAGEIGVAARFNKTCAKAVGRLKDAGIPAATLRAADIATGEATTVLAGTMHSFKGLEFRCVAVIGVTEEALPFPKAITPPEVDARQHETDLLSERCLLFVACTRARDSLYVSWSGKRSPFLVEAGV; from the coding sequence ATGCCGCAACTCGCCTTCGACATAGGCTTCTTCGCCGAACTCCCCAAGCTCCAGCCCCCGGTGCGGAAAGGTGTGCTCGACGCCTGGGAGAAGTTCAGCCGGCTCACCCTCGACCAACTCTTCAAGGACCCGGGGCTGAAGCTGGAGAGCCTGACGAACGCGCGGGACAAGCAGATCCGGACGATCCGCATCGATCAGTTCTGGCGCGGTGTGGTCCTCGCCCCGGCGTCCGGCGACACCTTCGTCCTGCTGCGGGTCATGCAGCACGACAAGGCCATCGCCTGGGCGAGGAAGCAGAAGTCCAGCATCAACGAGGTGACGCGGGCCGTCGAGATCCGGGACGCGGCGACCCTGGACGAGATCACCCCCGCGTACGAACGGGTGGCGGAGTCCTCACCTAAGCCTCGACTGTTCGCGAAGTTCTCCGACGGGGACCTGACCGCGCTCGGCATCGACGCCGAGACACTGCGGCAGGCCCGGTCGCTGGTCGACCAGGAGCAGCTCGACGTCTTCGCCCCGCTGCTGCCCCAGGACCAGCGGGAGGTGCTGCAGTACCTCGCCGCGGGATGCACGGTCGAGGAGGTCTGGCAGGACATCGTGGCACCGGCGTTGCAGGCATCGGTGCAGCCGGTGGACACGCGGGACTACGAGACGGCGATCCGGCACAGCCGGGCGCGCATCGCGCTGGTCACCGCCCCCGAGGAGCTTCGGGAGATCCTGGAGAAGCCCTTCGCGGCCTGGCGGGTCTTCCTGCACCCCTCCCAGCGGAAGGTGGCCTACCGGGCGTCCTACTCCGGGCCCGCGCAGGTCACGGGCGGGCCGGGCACCGGCAAGACCGTCGTGGCGCTGCACCGGGTCAGGCATCTGCTCGGCCACCTGCGCGACAGCGACCGCATCCTGCTCACGACCTACACCAACGCGCTCGCCAACGCGCTCCGCTCGGGACTGGAGTCCCTGGTCGACGACCCGGAACTGCGCGAGCGCGTGGACATCTCCACGGTGGACGGCTTCGCGAGCCGGGTCGTCGCCGAGGCACCGGGGGCCGTGGCACTGCGACCGCTGATGAACAACCAGGAGGAGAGCCTCTGGGGCAAGGCCGCCAAGGCGACGGGCTTCACCGGCAGCGCGCAGTTCCTCGCCCAGGAGTACCGGCACGTCATCCTGGCCCAGGACATCCGCACCCTGGCCGAGTACGAGGCGGCAGACCGGCGGGGCCGCGGAAGCCGGCTGGCGGCGGCCGAGCGGCCGCTGGTGTGGGAGACGGTCGAGCGCTTCACGGCCGGGCTCGCGGCGGACGGGGCGCGCACCTGGCTGCAGACGTGCGCCGAGGCGGCACGGCTGCTGGAGGAGCAGGGGCCGCGCTACCGCCACGTCGTGGTGGACGAGGCACAGGACCTGCACCCGGTGCAATGGCGACTGCTGCGCGCGGCCGTCCCCGCCCGCCCGGACGACCTGTTCATTGCCGGGGACCCGCACCAGCGCATCTACGACTCGAGGGTGTCGCTGAAATCGCTGGGCATCAAGGTGACCGGGCGGTCCCTGAAGCTGCGCAAGAACTACCGCAGCACGCAGGAGATCCTGCGCTGGTCCACGGCGTTGCTGATCGGCCGCCCCATCGCCCAGCTGGAGGACGAGAACCGCAACGAGACCCTCCTCGGCTATCGTTCGGCCCTCCACGGCGACGGGCCCGCTGTGCACGCGGCGGCCACCGAGGAGGCCGAACTGGACGCGTTCGTCACGCAGGTACGGGCCTGGCTGGACGCGGGCATCGGAGCAGGGGAGATCGGGGTCGCTGCCCGGTTCAACAAGACCTGCGCGAAGGCGGTGGGACGACTGAAGGACGCAGGTATCCCCGCGGCCACCCTGCGCGCCGCCGATATCGCCACCGGGGAAGCGACGACCGTACTGGCCGGGACCATGCACTCCTTCAAAGGCCTGGAGTTCCGCTGCGTCGCGGTCATCGGCGTCACCGAGGAGGCGCTGCCGTTCCCGAAGGCGATCACCCCGCCGGAGGTGGACGCCCGACAGCACGAGACGGACCTGCTGTCGGAACGCTGCCTGCTCTTCGTCGCCTGCACCCGCGCACGGGACAGCCTGTACGTCTCCTGGTCCGGCAAGCGCAGTCCGTTCCTGGTGGAGGCGGGGGTGTGA
- a CDS encoding ATP-binding protein translates to MTATQPPLTAHRFAMRFSSTPRGARLARRLCGTRLDAWGVPYGSDAHDAVTLVVAELCANAVRHGYVAGRDFHVLLTADPTTGTVRIEVSDTRGERLPHLPTDTAQDGDSGRGLLLVAALADRWGWSPRAGGGPGKTVWAECTAPCLD, encoded by the coding sequence ATGACCGCAACACAACCACCCCTCACCGCCCACCGGTTCGCGATGCGCTTCAGCTCGACCCCGCGCGGTGCCCGCCTCGCCCGGCGGCTGTGCGGAACCCGGCTCGACGCCTGGGGCGTCCCGTACGGCAGTGACGCGCACGACGCCGTCACCCTCGTCGTGGCGGAGTTGTGCGCCAACGCCGTACGGCACGGGTACGTCGCCGGCCGCGACTTCCACGTCCTGCTCACCGCGGACCCGACCACCGGCACCGTACGGATCGAGGTCAGCGACACCCGCGGTGAACGCCTCCCCCACCTCCCCACAGACACAGCACAGGACGGTGACAGCGGACGCGGGCTGCTCCTCGTCGCGGCGCTGGCCGACCGCTGGGGCTGGTCACCCCGCGCCGGGGGCGGGCCCGGCAAGACCGTGTGGGCGGAGTGCACCGCCCCTTGCCTGGACTGA
- a CDS encoding serine/threonine-protein kinase: MPEPRRIAERYELLEQFNHGGMGDVWRGYDAVLDRPVAVKLIRPQSVTSSHLAEEFEKRFKREARVTARIQHPGVPQVFDAVLDESYEHLFLVMELVDGVPLTAYVHPDRPPLPVSWAVSVAAQVATVLSYAHDVPVVHRDLKPGNILVARDGTVKVLDFGIAAILRTDVTKLTATGSPIGTHQYMAPEQVRGGRVTPRTDLYALGCVLHELLCGQPVFSGDSEWQLMTQHVNAAPTPLRRLRADVPEALEELVLHLLRKAPEARPADVQEVYERLRPFLPVPGEESEPEGPGLAGAPDPTGIFRRPYAPRSRAGTASAQSPGSAAGPDAPPVVPAAEREELREQLREVHAHYLALMEEERYAQAAEVVGEMIEPAARALGSENKAVLRLRTRRAFSRQLAGDHRAALPEFEALADAYARVSGPSSEEALECRAQAARCRGELGQVTDALAGLHGVLDAVRAIDGDVSENAVELRRDIGMLLLAQQRAADAFEVLEPLHADLCVVYGPDDELTAEVAETLAVIRLDLDGDGSGSSS, from the coding sequence GTGCCGGAACCACGGCGGATCGCGGAGCGCTACGAGCTGCTGGAGCAGTTCAACCACGGGGGCATGGGGGACGTGTGGCGCGGCTACGACGCCGTGCTGGACCGGCCGGTCGCCGTGAAGCTGATCCGCCCGCAGTCCGTGACGTCGTCCCACCTGGCGGAAGAATTCGAGAAGCGGTTCAAACGCGAGGCGAGGGTCACCGCGCGGATCCAGCACCCCGGCGTGCCCCAGGTGTTCGACGCGGTGCTCGACGAGTCCTACGAGCACCTGTTCCTGGTGATGGAACTGGTCGACGGCGTACCGCTGACCGCGTACGTGCACCCGGACCGGCCGCCGCTCCCCGTCAGCTGGGCGGTGTCCGTAGCGGCGCAGGTGGCGACCGTGCTGTCGTACGCGCACGACGTGCCCGTGGTCCACCGTGACCTGAAGCCCGGCAACATCCTCGTCGCCCGGGACGGCACGGTGAAGGTGCTGGACTTCGGCATCGCGGCAATCCTGCGGACGGACGTCACCAAGCTGACTGCGACGGGCAGCCCGATCGGGACGCACCAGTACATGGCGCCGGAGCAGGTGCGCGGCGGGCGGGTCACGCCGCGCACCGACCTGTACGCGCTCGGCTGTGTGCTGCACGAACTGCTCTGCGGGCAGCCGGTGTTCAGCGGGGACAGCGAGTGGCAGCTGATGACGCAGCACGTCAACGCGGCCCCGACGCCGCTGCGCCGGCTGCGGGCAGACGTACCGGAGGCCCTGGAGGAACTCGTCCTGCACCTGCTCCGCAAGGCGCCCGAGGCGCGCCCGGCGGACGTGCAGGAGGTGTACGAGCGGCTGCGGCCCTTCCTGCCGGTGCCGGGCGAGGAGTCCGAGCCCGAGGGACCCGGGCTCGCCGGGGCACCGGACCCGACCGGCATCTTCCGCCGTCCCTACGCGCCCCGTTCGCGCGCCGGCACCGCGAGCGCGCAATCGCCCGGGTCCGCTGCCGGGCCGGACGCGCCGCCAGTCGTCCCCGCGGCCGAGCGGGAGGAGCTGCGGGAGCAGCTCCGCGAGGTCCACGCGCACTACCTGGCCCTGATGGAGGAGGAGCGGTACGCGCAGGCCGCCGAGGTGGTGGGCGAGATGATCGAGCCGGCCGCGCGTGCCCTCGGCTCGGAGAACAAGGCGGTCCTGCGGCTGCGTACGCGGCGGGCGTTCAGCCGTCAGCTCGCGGGCGACCACCGGGCCGCGCTGCCGGAGTTCGAGGCGCTCGCCGACGCCTACGCGCGGGTGAGCGGCCCGAGTAGTGAGGAGGCGCTGGAGTGCCGGGCGCAGGCGGCGCGCTGCCGTGGCGAGCTCGGCCAGGTGACCGATGCGCTGGCCGGGCTGCACGGCGTGCTCGACGCCGTCCGCGCCATCGACGGCGACGTGAGCGAGAACGCGGTGGAGCTGCGCCGCGACATCGGCATGCTGCTGCTCGCGCAGCAGCGGGCCGCCGATGCCTTCGAGGTCCTGGAGCCACTGCACGCGGACCTGTGCGTGGTGTACGGACCGGACGACGAACTGACCGCCGAGGTGGCCGAGACCCTCGCCGTGATCCGTCTGGATCTCGACGGCGACGGCTCCGGCTCCTCCAGCTGA
- a CDS encoding helix-turn-helix domain-containing protein, whose amino-acid sequence MTEVRDEEPARGQQRPEDEPGTGVVTVFGRQLKLLRTQAGLERTEFGKRLGYSADTVASIEQGRRIPQPRFIDKADEVLGAGGLLTALKEEVARAQYPSFFRDMARLEASAVGLCVYATHAVPGLLQTEDYARAVFQMQRPLLEDDVIEQRLAARLMRQDIFTRRPAPLLSFIIEEVVLRKPIGGHGTLRGQLEQILLVGQNRNVETQVMPTDREDHAGLGGPFTLIDNADGRRLAYTEVQDDSRLYTNSPKVRELEARYGILRSQALTPCESLAFIEELLGEK is encoded by the coding sequence ATGACCGAGGTCAGGGACGAGGAGCCTGCGCGGGGGCAGCAGCGGCCGGAGGACGAGCCGGGGACGGGCGTGGTGACCGTGTTTGGCCGGCAGTTGAAGCTGCTGCGGACGCAGGCGGGACTGGAACGGACCGAGTTCGGCAAGCGGCTCGGTTACTCGGCGGACACGGTGGCGTCGATTGAGCAGGGGAGGCGGATTCCGCAGCCTCGGTTCATTGACAAGGCGGATGAGGTGTTGGGGGCCGGGGGGTTGCTGACGGCCCTGAAGGAGGAGGTGGCTCGGGCCCAGTATCCGTCGTTCTTCCGGGACATGGCTCGGTTGGAGGCGAGCGCGGTTGGCCTGTGCGTTTATGCAACTCATGCTGTGCCGGGCTTGTTGCAGACGGAGGACTACGCCCGGGCCGTCTTCCAGATGCAGCGTCCGCTACTGGAGGACGACGTCATCGAGCAGCGTCTGGCAGCACGGTTGATGCGACAGGACATCTTCACGCGTCGCCCGGCCCCACTACTGAGCTTCATCATCGAAGAAGTTGTGTTGCGTAAACCCATCGGCGGACACGGAACACTTCGCGGGCAGTTGGAGCAGATCTTGCTCGTGGGACAGAATCGCAACGTGGAGACTCAGGTGATGCCGACCGACCGGGAGGACCATGCGGGCCTGGGCGGCCCGTTCACCCTGATCGACAATGCCGATGGGCGACGCCTCGCGTATACCGAGGTCCAGGACGACAGCCGTCTGTACACCAACTCTCCCAAGGTCCGTGAGCTTGAGGCCCGGTATGGCATTCTCCGGTCACAGGCACTCACTCCCTGTGAGTCGCTGGCCTTCATTGAGGAACTACTGGGAGAAAAATGA
- a CDS encoding transposase, with protein MKHYPAEFKADAVALYRSRPGATIKSVAADLGVNTETLRNWIRAADGRRSGAHSAPPATAQSGGNAVQAELAAARKRIRELEEERDILRKAARYFAGETRW; from the coding sequence ATGAAGCACTACCCCGCCGAGTTCAAGGCGGACGCGGTCGCGCTGTACCGATCACGTCCGGGAGCGACGATCAAGTCGGTCGCCGCTGATCTCGGGGTGAACACCGAGACGCTGCGGAACTGGATACGGGCTGCCGACGGCCGCCGCTCCGGTGCCCACTCCGCGCCGCCGGCCACTGCGCAGTCTGGTGGTAACGCCGTCCAGGCGGAGCTGGCCGCGGCAAGGAAGAGGATTCGCGAGCTGGAGGAAGAACGAGACATCCTCCGCAAGGCGGCCCGGTATTTCGCCGGGGAGACGCGCTGGTGA
- a CDS encoding DUF262 domain-containing protein, translated as MGLANQKIISQVEDLLQGRVVIPSIQRDFVWMRPDVRDLFDSLYRGYPVGALLLWKTDLTVPFKTAAVVQTDKSAHHPLYLLDGQQRLTSLAWVYRPESKADGRLIDLRFDVRTEEFVNPSAVQGKDPLLIPVSTLLQENVQFYQVLRDAGMSFDDPDFGTWTQRLQKVNNVRHHQIAVITYESDDYEEVAELFARLNKGGRRLSKGDLVYSAIAARWSDGLDTMDAFHQELRDSNFALNREAVLRLMSLLAGTGAHHIKLIGADVDEAALKEAWQATERALRFAIDFLKGECSIARSEVLSSPNVTIVPALLLHHRDGKLRPGEAQLLRRWVYTAMAFSHYSLQVEGKLDAEARLIKSRAGANLFAELIRRASGTRSLDSALHPRDLEQKGP; from the coding sequence ATGGGGCTGGCAAACCAAAAGATCATCTCTCAGGTCGAGGACCTTCTGCAGGGCAGGGTCGTCATTCCCTCCATCCAGCGTGACTTCGTCTGGATGAGACCCGACGTACGCGACCTCTTCGATTCCCTCTACCGGGGCTATCCGGTTGGCGCTCTGCTGCTGTGGAAGACCGATCTGACCGTGCCCTTCAAGACGGCCGCTGTCGTCCAGACCGACAAGTCGGCGCACCACCCCCTCTATCTGCTGGACGGGCAGCAGCGGTTGACCTCTCTTGCCTGGGTGTACCGGCCCGAGTCCAAGGCCGACGGCCGGCTCATCGACCTGCGCTTCGACGTGCGCACCGAGGAGTTCGTCAACCCGAGTGCGGTCCAGGGCAAGGATCCCCTGCTGATCCCGGTGTCCACGCTGTTGCAGGAGAACGTGCAGTTCTACCAAGTCCTGCGCGACGCCGGTATGTCGTTCGACGATCCGGACTTCGGCACGTGGACCCAGCGGCTGCAGAAGGTGAACAACGTCCGGCACCACCAGATCGCCGTCATCACCTACGAGTCCGACGACTACGAGGAGGTCGCCGAACTCTTCGCCCGGCTGAACAAGGGCGGGCGGCGGCTGTCCAAGGGCGATCTCGTGTACAGCGCCATCGCGGCCCGCTGGTCCGACGGACTGGACACCATGGACGCCTTCCACCAGGAACTGCGAGACAGCAACTTCGCCTTGAACAGGGAAGCCGTCCTGCGTCTCATGAGCCTCCTTGCGGGAACCGGCGCCCATCACATCAAGCTCATCGGGGCAGATGTGGACGAAGCCGCACTGAAGGAGGCCTGGCAGGCTACCGAGAGGGCTCTGCGCTTCGCCATCGACTTCCTGAAGGGTGAGTGCTCGATCGCCCGGTCCGAGGTCCTCTCGTCGCCGAATGTCACCATCGTGCCCGCCCTGCTGCTGCACCACCGCGATGGCAAGCTGCGCCCGGGGGAGGCCCAACTACTGCGCCGCTGGGTGTACACGGCGATGGCGTTCAGCCACTACTCCCTGCAGGTCGAGGGCAAGCTCGACGCGGAGGCCAGGCTGATCAAGTCCCGTGCGGGAGCAAACCTGTTCGCCGAGCTGATCCGCAGGGCCTCCGGTACCCGGTCCCTGGACAGCGCCCTCCACCCGAGGGACCTGGAGCAGAAGGGGCCTTGA
- a CDS encoding DUF397 domain-containing protein encodes MTVQPTEPTVPESAWFKSSYSSGGGGECVEVAATLEAVLVRDSKRPEGERLAVGVDAWAGFVRMAAGR; translated from the coding sequence ATGACCGTTCAGCCCACTGAGCCGACCGTGCCGGAGTCGGCCTGGTTCAAGAGCAGTTACAGCAGCGGCGGGGGCGGCGAGTGCGTTGAGGTTGCCGCGACCCTCGAAGCTGTCCTCGTCCGGGACTCGAAGCGACCAGAAGGAGAGCGGTTGGCTGTCGGGGTCGATGCTTGGGCTGGCTTCGTGCGGATGGCCGCCGGACGCTGA